One part of the Candidatus Rokuibacteriota bacterium genome encodes these proteins:
- a CDS encoding amidohydrolase, producing the protein MTKDELKRRLHEAIDRRADHIVAIGERVRRHPELGFKEVRTAALVAETFQGLGLAPRTSLALTGVRAELQGLAGAGPTFALLGELDALRVAGHPDADPDTGAVHACGHNAQIAGLLGAAMALVDAKAMEHLAGRVAFFAVPAEEGGDFEWRLAQARAGKIEFLGGKSELLRLGQFDDVDLAMMIHTTPREEDGKASLPSSNNGRLSKVVRYVGRAAHAGSAPWRGVNALYAAQIGLAAINALRETFRDEDTIRVHPILTHGGSQVNVIPGEVRIETYVRGRTLEAMLDANAKVDRALRAGALALGARVEIETLPGYLPLHCDPTLARYFEANAVALLGEGHYREVAHRTGSTDMGDLSHVMPVLHPYMGGARGTGHGPDYAIVDKPLAYVAPAKALASMVVDLLWDGAAGAREVVANAKPRLTREGYLALQRGLARREVYEG; encoded by the coding sequence GTGACCAAGGACGAGCTGAAGCGCCGCCTCCACGAGGCGATCGACCGGCGGGCTGATCACATCGTCGCGATCGGTGAGCGGGTCCGGCGCCACCCCGAGCTCGGTTTCAAGGAGGTCAGGACCGCCGCGCTCGTGGCGGAGACGTTCCAGGGGCTCGGGCTGGCGCCGAGGACCAGCCTGGCCCTCACCGGAGTCCGCGCTGAGCTTCAGGGTCTCGCCGGCGCCGGCCCGACGTTCGCGCTGCTCGGCGAGCTCGACGCTCTCAGGGTTGCCGGGCACCCCGACGCCGATCCGGACACCGGAGCCGTTCACGCGTGCGGCCACAATGCCCAGATCGCGGGGCTGCTCGGTGCTGCGATGGCGCTCGTTGACGCGAAGGCGATGGAGCACCTGGCGGGGCGGGTCGCGTTTTTCGCGGTGCCGGCTGAGGAGGGCGGCGACTTCGAGTGGCGCCTCGCCCAGGCGCGCGCCGGGAAGATCGAGTTCCTGGGCGGCAAGTCCGAGCTGCTGCGTCTCGGCCAGTTCGACGACGTGGATCTCGCGATGATGATCCACACGACGCCCCGGGAGGAGGATGGCAAGGCCAGCCTCCCGTCGTCGAACAACGGGCGCCTCAGCAAGGTGGTCCGCTACGTCGGGCGCGCGGCTCACGCGGGCAGCGCGCCGTGGCGCGGCGTGAACGCCCTCTACGCGGCGCAGATCGGCCTGGCCGCGATCAACGCCCTCCGCGAGACCTTCCGCGACGAGGACACGATCCGGGTCCATCCGATCCTCACCCACGGCGGCTCCCAGGTGAACGTGATTCCTGGCGAGGTTCGGATCGAAACCTATGTCCGCGGCAGGACGCTGGAGGCGATGCTCGATGCGAACGCGAAGGTGGACCGGGCCCTCCGCGCCGGCGCGCTCGCGCTGGGCGCCAGGGTGGAGATCGAGACCCTACCCGGCTACCTGCCGCTCCACTGCGATCCGACGCTGGCCCGCTACTTCGAGGCCAACGCCGTCGCCCTCCTCGGCGAGGGGCACTACCGCGAGGTCGCCCACCGCACGGGCTCGACCGACATGGGCGATCTGAGCCACGTCATGCCGGTGCTCCATCCCTACATGGGGGGTGCCCGCGGCACCGGCCACGGGCCGGACTACGCGATCGTCGACAAGCCGCTCGCCTATGTCGCGCCGGCCAAGGCCCTCGCCTCGATGGTCGTGGACCTGCTCTGGGACGGCGCCGCCGGCGCCCGCGAGGTTGTCGCGAACGCGAAGCCACGCCTCACGCGGGAGGGATACCTCGCGCTTCAGCGGGGCCTCGCCCGGCGCGAGGTCTACGAAGGGTAA